A region of Desulforegula conservatrix Mb1Pa DNA encodes the following proteins:
- the bfr gene encoding bacterioferritin codes for MKGNEKMIDMLNFLLADELTAISQYMVHSEMCDNWGYEKLHKAIEKRAIDEMKHAEKLIARILFLEGLPIVSNLNKMHIGPVVEKQHNNDKMAEEGAIKAYNEAIKLAVEVGDNGTRELLEAILKDEENHIDWIEAQLDQIGQMSIQNYLALQLSEG; via the coding sequence ATGAAGGGTAACGAAAAAATGATCGACATGCTGAATTTTCTCCTTGCAGATGAACTTACTGCCATCAGCCAGTATATGGTCCATTCTGAAATGTGCGACAACTGGGGCTATGAAAAACTCCACAAAGCTATTGAAAAACGTGCCATAGATGAAATGAAGCATGCTGAAAAACTTATAGCCAGAATACTATTTCTTGAAGGACTCCCAATAGTAAGCAATCTGAACAAAATGCACATCGGACCTGTTGTTGAAAAACAGCACAACAATGATAAAATGGCTGAAGAAGGAGCAATAAAGGCTTACAACGAAGCCATAAAACTCGCTGTTGAAGTCGGAGACAATGGGACAAGAGAACTTCTTGAAGCCATACTCAAGGACGAGGAAAACCACATCGACTGGATAGAGGCACAACTTGACCAGATCGGCCAGATGAGTATCCAGAACTATCTTGCACTTCAGCTTTCAGAAGGATAG
- a CDS encoding FmdE family protein: MGILNYSVEEFIEKARSFHGHLAPGMICGGFMVDLAYKYLPENGFYDAICETRACIPDSVQILTPCTIGNGWLKIIDTGRFALAFYNKSTGQGLRVSLDQQRLETWPEFKVWAMKLKPKKEQDKERLIKEIIDAGSSVYAVKKIIVDIERIQSMAKKKISMCPSCGESFRNDQSLSKTGIDGFQLCQCCSGDLPFSTVTFDSPAKCVNVEDATGLKLAHDMTKIEPGISKEVAFKKGHEVSPDDIEKLKSMGKSRIFTHSSHDLKGRIHENDAAIAFAEAMSGKNIIFDPEPKEGRIDLKAECDGVLVIDTDKLTSFNRIDGVMCASMPGLKTVIKGQTIAGTRAIPLYLDNDVFNSAISTLGKGGIFSVRRFRNARAGIIITGSEIASGKIKDRFAPVISKSLKIHGCEITGTLICNDVRKEITDAAMDLIGKGADLIIVTGGLSVDPDDVTRFALEDAGMSDILYGAPILPGAMTLIGKIRNTDVIGVPAGALYSKPAALDILLPLIIAGVRITRADLAKMAVGGLLETSKRNESDFDE; encoded by the coding sequence ATGGGAATACTTAATTATTCTGTTGAGGAATTTATTGAAAAAGCCAGATCCTTCCACGGTCATCTGGCTCCGGGAATGATATGCGGCGGTTTTATGGTTGATCTTGCCTATAAATATCTCCCTGAAAACGGGTTTTATGACGCCATCTGTGAAACAAGAGCCTGCATTCCTGATTCAGTCCAGATTCTTACACCATGCACAATTGGAAATGGCTGGCTGAAAATAATTGACACCGGAAGATTCGCCCTTGCCTTTTACAACAAGTCAACTGGCCAGGGGCTAAGGGTATCTCTTGACCAGCAAAGACTCGAAACATGGCCGGAATTCAAGGTCTGGGCAATGAAGCTTAAGCCCAAGAAGGAACAGGACAAGGAAAGGCTCATAAAAGAAATAATAGATGCGGGTTCTTCAGTATATGCTGTTAAAAAGATCATCGTGGACATTGAAAGAATTCAATCAATGGCAAAGAAAAAAATAAGCATGTGCCCATCCTGCGGAGAAAGTTTCAGAAATGACCAGTCACTCTCCAAAACCGGCATTGACGGTTTTCAGCTGTGTCAATGCTGCTCAGGAGACCTTCCTTTCTCGACCGTAACATTTGACTCGCCAGCAAAGTGCGTGAATGTGGAAGATGCAACGGGCCTTAAATTAGCCCATGATATGACCAAGATTGAACCAGGGATCAGCAAGGAAGTAGCTTTTAAAAAAGGCCATGAAGTTTCCCCTGATGATATAGAAAAGTTAAAATCCATGGGTAAATCAAGGATTTTCACCCATTCATCCCATGATCTTAAAGGCAGAATCCATGAAAATGATGCAGCAATAGCTTTTGCAGAAGCAATGTCAGGCAAGAACATCATCTTTGACCCGGAGCCTAAGGAAGGAAGAATTGATTTAAAGGCTGAATGCGACGGTGTTCTTGTCATTGACACTGATAAGCTGACTTCATTCAACAGAATTGACGGAGTGATGTGCGCATCCATGCCTGGACTCAAAACCGTCATAAAGGGCCAGACAATTGCAGGAACAAGGGCTATTCCCCTTTACCTTGACAATGATGTTTTTAATTCAGCAATATCAACCCTTGGCAAAGGCGGCATCTTTTCTGTCAGGAGATTCAGAAACGCCAGGGCAGGAATCATAATAACAGGTTCAGAAATCGCCTCTGGAAAAATCAAAGACAGATTCGCGCCTGTAATTTCAAAAAGTCTGAAAATCCATGGATGTGAAATAACAGGAACGTTAATATGCAACGACGTCCGCAAAGAAATAACTGATGCTGCCATGGATCTCATCGGCAAAGGAGCTGATCTTATCATTGTAACCGGCGGCCTTTCAGTTGATCCTGATGATGTCACAAGATTTGCCCTTGAAGATGCAGGCATGTCCGACATTCTATACGGTGCCCCTATTCTTCCTGGAGCCATGACCCTTATTGGCAAAATACGCAATACAGATGTCATAGGCGTGCCAGCCGGCGCGCTTTATTCCAAACCTGCCGCCCTTGATATCCTTCTGCCTCTTATAATAGCAGGAGTCAGGATCACAAGGGCTGATCTGGCGAAAATGGCTGTCGGTGGTCTTCTTGAAACATCAAAAAGAAATGAAAGCGATTTTGATGAATAA
- a CDS encoding MarR family winged helix-turn-helix transcriptional regulator, with the protein MKHNDWILFLISRVNYKVDRFLMNEFKNHGIEGISPSHGEILAALQMFGEIQMKDIPQIIDKDKSTVTALVNKLTGLGLIEKINHKTDKRASYIKLTEKCDSIREPLSLISEKLKEKAYANLTDDEKNVMSKLLIKINKSFQ; encoded by the coding sequence ATGAAACATAATGACTGGATACTCTTCCTTATAAGCAGGGTCAATTACAAGGTTGACAGATTCCTCATGAATGAATTCAAAAATCATGGGATAGAAGGGATTTCTCCGTCACACGGCGAGATACTTGCAGCCCTTCAAATGTTCGGCGAAATACAGATGAAGGATATTCCTCAGATAATTGACAAGGACAAATCAACAGTAACTGCGCTTGTAAACAAGCTTACCGGATTAGGTCTGATAGAAAAGATAAATCACAAGACTGACAAAAGAGCCAGCTACATAAAACTCACTGAAAAATGCGACTCAATCCGCGAGCCACTCTCACTTATTTCAGAAAAACTCAAAGAAAAAGCTTATGCTAATCTGACTGATGATGAAAAAAACGTCATGTCAAAACTTCTAATAAAGATTAACAAGAGCTTCCAATAA
- a CDS encoding FadR/GntR family transcriptional regulator codes for MSETEAHETKKYLYNTIIEKLRDMIRSGDLKPGDRLPPERKMADDFGVSRNSLRQAIQAMSERRLIESRQGDGNYISQSIDFSFFSDSIMDTITEQKGFLKDVIEFRQVMEPQIAFLAAGRITPGQIDSLKILVCDQHRAVIDNKDVDYLDSAFHLKLAEYSGNKVIFQVMKTIRSILNETRSGWLQSYERRLSSVEGHLRIIDALDSRDSGKAFEAMGKHLLEVEQHILGDS; via the coding sequence ATGAGCGAAACTGAAGCACATGAAACAAAAAAATATCTTTATAATACTATCATAGAAAAATTAAGGGATATGATCAGGAGCGGAGACCTTAAACCAGGTGACAGGCTTCCTCCTGAAAGAAAAATGGCTGACGATTTCGGGGTTTCCCGCAACAGTCTTCGCCAGGCGATTCAGGCCATGTCTGAAAGAAGGTTGATAGAAAGCAGGCAGGGAGACGGGAATTATATTTCACAATCTATTGATTTTTCATTTTTTTCAGACAGCATCATGGACACAATTACCGAACAAAAGGGCTTTTTGAAAGACGTCATTGAATTCAGGCAGGTTATGGAGCCGCAAATTGCTTTTCTTGCTGCCGGAAGAATTACGCCTGGTCAGATTGACAGTCTTAAAATACTTGTTTGTGATCAGCACAGAGCTGTTATTGATAATAAAGATGTGGATTACCTTGACTCTGCCTTTCATTTGAAGCTTGCGGAATATTCTGGGAACAAGGTCATATTCCAGGTGATGAAAACAATCAGATCAATCCTGAATGAAACAAGATCAGGGTGGCTTCAGAGTTACGAGCGGCGGCTTTCATCAGTTGAAGGACATTTGAGAATCATTGATGCTCTTGATTCAAGGGATTCTGGCAAGGCATTTGAAGCAATGGGAAAACATCTTCTTGAAGTGGAACAGCATATTCTTGGAGATTCCTGA